One genomic window of Mus pahari chromosome 23, PAHARI_EIJ_v1.1, whole genome shotgun sequence includes the following:
- the Fkbp6 gene encoding inactive peptidyl-prolyl cis-trans isomerase FKBP6 isoform X1, which translates to MSVFSRLRNGIPPSRDDCQSPYERLSQRMLDISGDRGVLKDVIREGAGDPVTPDASVLVKYSGYLEHMDKPFDSNCFRKTHRLMKLGEDITLWGMELGLLSMRRGELARFLFKPAYAYGTLGCPPLIPPNATVLFEIELIDFLDSAESDKFCALSAEQQEQFPLQKVLKVAATEREFGNYLFRQNRFCDAKVRYKRALLLLHRRLAICEEQHLVEPAELLVLLNLSFVYLKLDRPAMALRYGKQALLIDKRNAKALFRCGQACLLLTEYEQARDFLVRAQKEQPCNHDINNELKKLSSHFRDYVDREREMCHRMFAACGSGSSVGGN; encoded by the exons ATGAGCGTCTTCTCGCGCCTCAGGAACGGAATCCCACCGTCGCGAGACGACTGCCAG TCTCCCTATGAGCGACTGAGTCAACGCATGTTGGACATCTCCGGGGACCGAGGTGTGCTGAAGGATGTCATCCGAGAGGGCGCTGGCGATCCCGTGACACCAGACGCTTCTGTGCTGG TGAAATATTCTGGATACCTGGAGCACATGGACAAGCCTTTCGATTCCAATTGCTTTAGGAAAACACATCGGCTGATGAAACTTGGAGAAG ATATTACACTCTGGGGCATGGAGCTGGGCCTTCTGAGCATGCGCAGAGGGGAACTGGCCAGGTTCCTGTTCAAGCCAGCCTACGCCTATGGCACCCTGGGGTGCCCTCCCCTCATCCCCCCAAATGCCACTGTCCTGTTTGAGATTGAGCTGATTGACTTCCTGGATTCTGCTGAGTCAGACAAGTTCTGTGCACTCTCAGCT GAGCAGCAAGAACAGTTTCCACTCCAGAAGGTCCTCAAAGTGGCAGCAACCGAGAGGGAGTTTGGTAACTACCTTTTCCGCCAGAATCGCTTCTGTGATGCCAAAGTGAGATACAAGCGG gcCTTGCTGCTGCTCCATCGCCGATTGGCCATCTGTGAGGAGCAGCACTTGGTGGAACCCGCCGAGCTTCTAGTCCTCCTTAACCTGTCCTTTGTGTACCTGAAGCTAGACCGACCTGCCATGGCCCTGCGCTATGGGAAGCAGGCTCTGCTCATTGACAAAAGGAACGCCAAGGCCCTCTTCAGGTGTGGGCAG GCTTGCCTCCTCCTAACTGAGTATGAGCAGGCCCGGGATTTTCTAGTGCGAGCTCAGAAAGAGCAGCCCTGCAACCATGACATCAATAATGAGCTGAAAAAGCTGTCCAG
- the Trim50 gene encoding E3 ubiquitin-protein ligase TRIM50 isoform X2 — protein sequence MCMAWQLTVRELQDQLQCPICLEVFKEPLMLQCGHSYCKDCLDNLSQHLDAELCCPVCRQSVDCSSSPPNVSLARVIDALRLPGDTEPTVCVHHRNPLSLFCEKDQEFICGLCGLLGSHQHHRVTPVSTVYSRMKEELAGRMSELKGERRNVEEHIGKLVNNRTRIINESDVFSWVIRREFQELHHLVDEEKARCLEGLEGHTRGLVASLDMQLEQAQGTQERLAQAEQVLEQFGNESYHEFIRFHSMTSRAEVQQARPLEGVFSPISFKPALHQADIKLTVWKRLFQKVLPAPESLKLDPATAHPLLELSKGNTVVHCGLLAQRRASQPERFDYSTCVLASKGFSWGRHYWEVVVGSKSDWRLGVIKGTASRKGKLNKSPEHGVWLIGLKEGRVYEAFGCPRLPLPVTGHPHRIGVYLHYEQGELTFFDADRPDDLRTLYTFQADFQGKLYPILDTCWHERGSNSLPMVLPPPSGPGHLTLGQV from the exons ATGTGCATGGCTTGGCAGCTGACTGTGCGGGAGCTCCAGGACCAGCTGCAGTGTCCCATTTGCCTGGAGGTCTTCAAAGAGCCTCTGATGCTACAGTGCGGCCACTCCTACTGCAAGGACTGCCTGGATAACTTGTCCCAACACCTGGACGCCGAGCTATGCTGTCCCGTGTGTCGTCAGTCCGTAGACTGCAGCAGCTCCCCGCCTAATGTCTCCCTGGCCCGAGTGATCGATGCTCTGAGGCTCCCGGGGGACACAGAGCCCACCGTCTGCGTGCACCACCGAAACCCTCTCAGCCTCTTCTGCgagaaagaccaggaattcatcTGTGGTCTCTGTGGCCTGCTGGGCTCCCACCAACACCACCGAGTCACACCAGTCTCCACTGTCTACAGCCGCATGAAG GAAGAGCTTGCAGGCCGCATGTCTGAGCTGAAGGGGGAGCGCAGGAACGTGGAAGAGCACATTGGCAAACTGGTGAACAACAGGACCCGGATTATC AATGAGTCCGATGTCTTCAGCTGGGTGATCCGAAGGGAGTTCCAGGAGTTGCACCACCTGGTGGATGAAGAGAAAGCCCGCTGCCTGGAAGGGCTTGAGGGCCATACGCGTGGCCTGGTGGCCTCCCTGGACATGCAGCTGGAGCAGGCTCAGGGTACTCAAGAGCGACTGGCTCAGGCTGAGCAGGTGCTGGAACAGTTTGGGAACGAGAGTTACCACGAGTTCATCCGG TTCCACTCCATGACCTCCAG GGCAGAGGTCCAGCAGGCTCGGCCTTTGGAAGGCGTCTTCAGCCCGATCTCCTTCAAGCCAGCTCTCCaccaggctgacatcaaactGACCGTGTGGAAGAGACTCTTCCAGAAGGTTCTGCCAG CTCCAGAATCTCTCAAGCTGGACCCGGCTACTGCCCACCCTCTCCTGGAGCTCTCTAAGGGCAACACAGTGGTGCATTGTGGCCTCCTTGCCCAGAGACGAGCCAGCCAACCCGAGCGCTTCGACTACAGCACCTGCGTCCTGGCTAGCAAGGGCTTCTCTTGGGGTCGCCACTACTGGGAAGTGGTGGTGGGGAGCAAGAGTGATTGGCGCTTGGGGGTCATCAAGGGCACAGCCAGCCGCAAAGGCAAGCTGAACAAGTCCCCAGAGCATGGTGTGTGGCTAATTGGCCTGAAAGAGGGTCGGGTGTATGAGGCTTTTGGCTGCCCACGGCTGCCACTGCCTGTGACTGGCCACCCTCATCGCATCGGCGTCTACTTACACTACGAGCAGGGGGAGCTCACGTTCTTTGATGCTGACCGTCCAGATGATCTCCGGACACTCTACACTTTCCAGGCTGACTTCCAGGGCAAGCTGTACCCTATCCTGGACACATGTTGGCATGAGAGGGGCAGCAACTCACTGCCCATGGTACTGCCCCCACCCAGTGGGCCTGGGCACCTCACACTGGGACAGGTATAG
- the Fkbp6 gene encoding inactive peptidyl-prolyl cis-trans isomerase FKBP6 isoform X2, producing MGGSTRGPGALEGDDVLGQSPYERLSQRMLDISGDRGVLKDVIREGAGDPVTPDASVLVKYSGYLEHMDKPFDSNCFRKTHRLMKLGEDITLWGMELGLLSMRRGELARFLFKPAYAYGTLGCPPLIPPNATVLFEIELIDFLDSAESDKFCALSAEQQEQFPLQKVLKVAATEREFGNYLFRQNRFCDAKVRYKRALLLLHRRLAICEEQHLVEPAELLVLLNLSFVYLKLDRPAMALRYGKQALLIDKRNAKALFRCGQACLLLTEYEQARDFLVRAQKEQPCNHDINNELKKLSSHFRDYVDREREMCHRMFAACGSGSSVGGN from the exons ATGGGTGGCAGCACCCGAGGCCCGGGAGCCCTGGAAGGGGACGATGTCCTAGGCCAG TCTCCCTATGAGCGACTGAGTCAACGCATGTTGGACATCTCCGGGGACCGAGGTGTGCTGAAGGATGTCATCCGAGAGGGCGCTGGCGATCCCGTGACACCAGACGCTTCTGTGCTGG TGAAATATTCTGGATACCTGGAGCACATGGACAAGCCTTTCGATTCCAATTGCTTTAGGAAAACACATCGGCTGATGAAACTTGGAGAAG ATATTACACTCTGGGGCATGGAGCTGGGCCTTCTGAGCATGCGCAGAGGGGAACTGGCCAGGTTCCTGTTCAAGCCAGCCTACGCCTATGGCACCCTGGGGTGCCCTCCCCTCATCCCCCCAAATGCCACTGTCCTGTTTGAGATTGAGCTGATTGACTTCCTGGATTCTGCTGAGTCAGACAAGTTCTGTGCACTCTCAGCT GAGCAGCAAGAACAGTTTCCACTCCAGAAGGTCCTCAAAGTGGCAGCAACCGAGAGGGAGTTTGGTAACTACCTTTTCCGCCAGAATCGCTTCTGTGATGCCAAAGTGAGATACAAGCGG gcCTTGCTGCTGCTCCATCGCCGATTGGCCATCTGTGAGGAGCAGCACTTGGTGGAACCCGCCGAGCTTCTAGTCCTCCTTAACCTGTCCTTTGTGTACCTGAAGCTAGACCGACCTGCCATGGCCCTGCGCTATGGGAAGCAGGCTCTGCTCATTGACAAAAGGAACGCCAAGGCCCTCTTCAGGTGTGGGCAG GCTTGCCTCCTCCTAACTGAGTATGAGCAGGCCCGGGATTTTCTAGTGCGAGCTCAGAAAGAGCAGCCCTGCAACCATGACATCAATAATGAGCTGAAAAAGCTGTCCAG
- the Trim50 gene encoding E3 ubiquitin-protein ligase TRIM50 isoform X1, with product MCMAWQLTVRELQDQLQCPICLEVFKEPLMLQCGHSYCKDCLDNLSQHLDAELCCPVCRQSVDCSSSPPNVSLARVIDALRLPGDTEPTVCVHHRNPLSLFCEKDQEFICGLCGLLGSHQHHRVTPVSTVYSRMKEELAGRMSELKGERRNVEEHIGKLVNNRTRIINESDVFSWVIRREFQELHHLVDEEKARCLEGLEGHTRGLVASLDMQLEQAQGTQERLAQAEQVLEQFGNESYHEFIRKFHSMTSRAEVQQARPLEGVFSPISFKPALHQADIKLTVWKRLFQKVLPAPESLKLDPATAHPLLELSKGNTVVHCGLLAQRRASQPERFDYSTCVLASKGFSWGRHYWEVVVGSKSDWRLGVIKGTASRKGKLNKSPEHGVWLIGLKEGRVYEAFGCPRLPLPVTGHPHRIGVYLHYEQGELTFFDADRPDDLRTLYTFQADFQGKLYPILDTCWHERGSNSLPMVLPPPSGPGHLTLGQV from the exons ATGTGCATGGCTTGGCAGCTGACTGTGCGGGAGCTCCAGGACCAGCTGCAGTGTCCCATTTGCCTGGAGGTCTTCAAAGAGCCTCTGATGCTACAGTGCGGCCACTCCTACTGCAAGGACTGCCTGGATAACTTGTCCCAACACCTGGACGCCGAGCTATGCTGTCCCGTGTGTCGTCAGTCCGTAGACTGCAGCAGCTCCCCGCCTAATGTCTCCCTGGCCCGAGTGATCGATGCTCTGAGGCTCCCGGGGGACACAGAGCCCACCGTCTGCGTGCACCACCGAAACCCTCTCAGCCTCTTCTGCgagaaagaccaggaattcatcTGTGGTCTCTGTGGCCTGCTGGGCTCCCACCAACACCACCGAGTCACACCAGTCTCCACTGTCTACAGCCGCATGAAG GAAGAGCTTGCAGGCCGCATGTCTGAGCTGAAGGGGGAGCGCAGGAACGTGGAAGAGCACATTGGCAAACTGGTGAACAACAGGACCCGGATTATC AATGAGTCCGATGTCTTCAGCTGGGTGATCCGAAGGGAGTTCCAGGAGTTGCACCACCTGGTGGATGAAGAGAAAGCCCGCTGCCTGGAAGGGCTTGAGGGCCATACGCGTGGCCTGGTGGCCTCCCTGGACATGCAGCTGGAGCAGGCTCAGGGTACTCAAGAGCGACTGGCTCAGGCTGAGCAGGTGCTGGAACAGTTTGGGAACGAGAGTTACCACGAGTTCATCCGG aAGTTCCACTCCATGACCTCCAG GGCAGAGGTCCAGCAGGCTCGGCCTTTGGAAGGCGTCTTCAGCCCGATCTCCTTCAAGCCAGCTCTCCaccaggctgacatcaaactGACCGTGTGGAAGAGACTCTTCCAGAAGGTTCTGCCAG CTCCAGAATCTCTCAAGCTGGACCCGGCTACTGCCCACCCTCTCCTGGAGCTCTCTAAGGGCAACACAGTGGTGCATTGTGGCCTCCTTGCCCAGAGACGAGCCAGCCAACCCGAGCGCTTCGACTACAGCACCTGCGTCCTGGCTAGCAAGGGCTTCTCTTGGGGTCGCCACTACTGGGAAGTGGTGGTGGGGAGCAAGAGTGATTGGCGCTTGGGGGTCATCAAGGGCACAGCCAGCCGCAAAGGCAAGCTGAACAAGTCCCCAGAGCATGGTGTGTGGCTAATTGGCCTGAAAGAGGGTCGGGTGTATGAGGCTTTTGGCTGCCCACGGCTGCCACTGCCTGTGACTGGCCACCCTCATCGCATCGGCGTCTACTTACACTACGAGCAGGGGGAGCTCACGTTCTTTGATGCTGACCGTCCAGATGATCTCCGGACACTCTACACTTTCCAGGCTGACTTCCAGGGCAAGCTGTACCCTATCCTGGACACATGTTGGCATGAGAGGGGCAGCAACTCACTGCCCATGGTACTGCCCCCACCCAGTGGGCCTGGGCACCTCACACTGGGACAGGTATAG